In the genome of Streptococcus mitis, one region contains:
- a CDS encoding glycosyl transferase family 1 — protein sequence MKKVLFVTNIPSPYRVDFYNQLGKFVDLTVIFEATGAQDIRFDYRETFKNFTAIFLSEGNIDEKKLNSAIFQYLIPEKYDYIFLTNYSYRTELFGYLKCVFSKIPFILEIDGGKIPESENFLKYQFKKFILTKPCYYFSPSQSSDDFLAHYHVNKENIYRYSFTSLSEKDIRHQIVNEEEKQFLRKKLGFSPTKKTILFVGRIIPGKGVDVLIKAVQNLSDNVQCLIVGPSPDSEYKQYLLDLIGQDSRFHFIDFLQTSELKQYYKLSDIFVLPTKSDVWGLVVNEAMSHGLPVISTSACVAAIELVSNGYNGYVIDRVDDWKAIFQKLSQVLQDDSLRVQLSQNALSTIKHYTIETMVEEHLKFMEEK from the coding sequence ATGAAAAAAGTATTATTTGTAACTAATATTCCATCGCCTTATCGTGTGGATTTCTATAATCAACTTGGGAAATTTGTGGATTTAACTGTTATTTTCGAAGCAACAGGAGCTCAAGATATTAGATTTGATTACCGTGAGACTTTTAAAAATTTTACCGCCATTTTTTTAAGTGAAGGTAATATTGATGAGAAGAAATTAAATTCAGCTATATTCCAGTATTTAATTCCTGAAAAGTATGACTATATTTTTTTGACTAACTATTCTTATCGAACAGAATTATTTGGTTATTTAAAGTGTGTTTTTTCTAAGATACCGTTTATATTAGAAATTGATGGCGGTAAGATACCAGAAAGCGAGAACTTTTTAAAATACCAGTTTAAAAAATTTATTCTTACGAAACCCTGCTATTATTTTAGCCCAAGTCAGTCCAGTGATGATTTCTTAGCGCATTATCATGTGAATAAAGAAAATATTTATCGGTATTCATTTACTTCCTTATCAGAGAAAGACATACGACATCAAATTGTCAATGAGGAAGAAAAACAATTTTTAAGAAAGAAACTGGGATTCAGTCCAACTAAAAAAACAATTTTATTTGTTGGTAGAATCATCCCTGGTAAAGGTGTGGATGTTTTAATCAAGGCTGTTCAGAATCTATCAGACAATGTACAATGTTTGATTGTAGGACCAAGTCCTGATAGTGAATACAAACAATACTTACTTGATCTTATTGGACAAGATAGCCGTTTTCATTTTATTGATTTTTTACAGACATCTGAACTGAAACAATACTACAAGCTATCTGATATATTTGTTTTACCAACAAAGTCTGATGTTTGGGGACTTGTTGTAAACGAGGCAATGTCGCACGGACTTCCTGTTATTTCTACATCTGCATGTGTTGCTGCAATTGAACTTGTTTCGAATGGTTATAATGGATATGTTATTGATAGGGTCGATGACTGGAAAGCTATTTTTCAAAAGTTAAGCCAAGTATTACAAGATGACTCATTACGAGTTCAATTATCTCAAAACGCTTTATCTACTATTAAACACTATACTATTGAAACAATGGTTGAAGAGCATTTGAAATTTATGGAGGAAAAATGA
- a CDS encoding glycosyl transferase family 1 has translation MIKILYVNGGTMDRGGVSTFMMNVYEKMHSENIQIDFLVHTLSKGVRDEDILNLGGKIFRVPARGRNPLKNYRQIKQIMLNGKYDVVHAHADAGNSTILSIAKECNIPIRISHCHNTNYTNKSLLKRFLNDQFKKQIPKYATHLWACSEKAGEWLYGNHSFEVIPNAIDVQKFIYSPQLSKDLRKELNLENKFVIGHVGRFDYQKNHDFLLKVFAEVINEREDAHLVLIGKGELEEVIKKQANQLGILDKISFLGESSNVNKLINVFDVGVFPSLFEGFGIAVLEMQINGLPLVVSDNFPSEINLTDNIRFLSLDETVKYWCETILETKGRDTGAVDKIIAKGYNLSDMVNKLTKTYERIVDKS, from the coding sequence ATGATAAAGATTTTATACGTTAACGGCGGGACTATGGATAGAGGCGGTGTATCTACCTTTATGATGAATGTTTATGAAAAAATGCATTCTGAAAACATTCAAATTGATTTTTTAGTCCATACATTGTCCAAAGGTGTACGCGATGAAGATATTTTAAATCTTGGAGGTAAAATCTTTAGAGTTCCTGCCAGAGGAAGGAATCCTTTAAAAAATTATCGTCAAATTAAGCAAATTATGCTGAATGGAAAATATGATGTAGTTCATGCGCATGCTGATGCAGGAAATAGTACAATTTTATCTATTGCAAAAGAGTGTAATATTCCTATTCGTATTTCACATTGCCATAATACAAACTATACAAACAAAAGTTTATTGAAGAGGTTTTTGAATGACCAATTCAAGAAGCAAATTCCGAAATATGCTACTCATCTATGGGCTTGTTCGGAAAAAGCAGGAGAGTGGTTGTATGGTAATCACTCTTTTGAAGTTATTCCTAATGCTATTGATGTTCAAAAGTTCATCTATAGTCCACAATTATCTAAAGATTTGCGTAAGGAATTAAATTTAGAAAATAAGTTTGTTATTGGTCATGTAGGACGATTTGATTATCAGAAAAATCATGATTTTCTTCTTAAAGTTTTTGCGGAAGTTATCAATGAAAGAGAAGATGCTCATCTTGTTCTCATAGGTAAGGGAGAATTGGAAGAGGTTATTAAAAAGCAAGCAAATCAATTAGGAATATTGGATAAGATTAGTTTTTTAGGTGAGTCTTCTAATGTAAACAAATTGATTAATGTATTTGATGTAGGTGTTTTCCCATCTCTTTTTGAAGGTTTTGGTATAGCTGTGCTAGAGATGCAAATCAACGGTTTACCATTAGTAGTTTCTGATAATTTTCCCAGTGAGATTAATTTAACTGATAATATACGTTTTTTATCATTGGATGAAACAGTTAAATATTGGTGTGAAACGATTTTGGAGACCAAAGGACGGGATACTGGGGCAGTTGATAAAATTATTGCTAAGGGTTATAACCTGTCTGATATGGTTAATAAGTTAACAAAAACTTATGAAAGAATTGTAGATAAATCATGA
- a CDS encoding glycosyl transferase: MKILMINTVCGIRSTGRICTDIATALTKQGHEVKIAYGREHVPTQYRDYAVKIGSRVDVNRHVLQARIFDNAGFGSKAATRKFITWMKEYDPDIIHLHNLHGYYIHVGELFSYLKTCGKKILWTLHDCWAFTGHGAYFDTLECEKIGQCHHSSQKNDYPKSLIDFSSRNFKRKKNLFTGVPNLTLITPSEWLANLVRNSFLKEYPVTVIHNGIDTTIFKPRLFEAQELRKKFSLEGKQVLLGVASIWDQRKGLDDLLELSTQLKSYQQLVLIGLSKEQLNKLPKEIIGLTTTDSVEELSAWYTLADVFINPTTQDNYPTTNLEAIACGTPVVSYPTGGSIESTHMYGIVCSDRTVTSILGSLKEVSQCKRNPNFNLSKEYFVENILNLY, encoded by the coding sequence ATGAAAATTTTGATGATTAATACTGTTTGTGGTATTAGGAGTACAGGTAGAATTTGTACGGATATCGCAACCGCTTTAACAAAGCAGGGGCATGAAGTTAAGATTGCATATGGACGTGAGCATGTGCCGACACAGTATCGAGATTACGCAGTTAAAATAGGCTCTAGAGTGGATGTAAATAGACATGTCTTACAAGCTCGAATTTTTGATAATGCTGGTTTTGGAAGTAAAGCGGCAACTAGAAAATTTATCACTTGGATGAAAGAATATGATCCTGATATTATTCATCTGCATAATTTACATGGATACTATATTCATGTAGGAGAATTATTTTCCTATTTGAAAACTTGCGGAAAGAAAATTTTATGGACTTTACATGATTGTTGGGCTTTTACTGGACATGGTGCTTACTTTGATACTTTAGAATGTGAAAAAATTGGACAGTGCCATCATTCGAGTCAAAAAAACGATTATCCAAAGTCATTAATTGATTTTTCATCTAGAAATTTTAAACGTAAAAAAAATTTGTTTACAGGTGTTCCAAACTTGACACTTATTACACCATCAGAGTGGTTGGCAAATTTGGTAAGAAATTCATTTTTGAAAGAATATCCCGTAACAGTTATTCATAACGGTATTGATACTACTATATTTAAACCAAGGCTATTTGAGGCTCAGGAATTGAGAAAAAAATTTAGCTTAGAAGGCAAACAGGTACTGCTTGGTGTGGCTTCTATCTGGGATCAGCGTAAAGGCTTGGATGATCTATTAGAATTATCTACACAGCTAAAATCTTATCAACAATTAGTTTTGATAGGATTATCAAAAGAACAATTGAATAAACTTCCTAAAGAGATTATTGGTCTGACCACAACAGATAGTGTGGAAGAACTTTCTGCTTGGTACACGTTGGCAGATGTATTTATCAACCCGACAACACAGGATAATTATCCGACAACTAATTTAGAAGCTATTGCCTGTGGGACACCAGTTGTGAGCTACCCAACTGGGGGGAGTATAGAAAGTACACATATGTACGGTATAGTGTGTAGTGATAGAACTGTTACTTCTATACTAGGATCCCTAAAAGAAGTGAGTCAATGTAAAAGGAATCCTAATTTTAATTTGTCAAAAGAGTATTTTGTAGAAAATATACTCAATTTATACTAG
- a CDS encoding glycosyltransferase WbuB, whose product MKILFVSQHYRPEPFRLSDICEDLVERGHEVTVLTGIPNYPEGEIYADYLNNQNRRETIEGVTVFRSYTIPRGKSTLHRILNYFSFAISSSMGVLLGQYKAKDGSEFDCVFVNQSSPVMMAWAGMVYKNKYKKPLFLYCMDVWPDSLTVGGVKQDGLIFKLFKFISKRVYRASDYIFVTSPSFKNYFVQQFDILEQKITYLPQYAEDLFIPDESRVNKESVDLTFAGNIGKAQNLETILKAASLIEKNTDLPKKIHFHFVGDGTELLSMKALAHELELKNVSFYGRRSLEEMPTFYKKSDAMLVSLIGDSIVSRTIPGKVQSYMAAGKPIIGAISGDTKAIVEEANCGYVSSEQDVEQLVQNICEFSMLSIEEQKELGKQARYYYEKHFSKEQFMTQLEKYLREEFS is encoded by the coding sequence ATGAAAATTTTATTTGTTAGTCAACATTATAGACCAGAACCTTTTAGATTATCAGATATTTGTGAAGATCTTGTTGAGAGAGGTCATGAAGTTACTGTTTTAACAGGAATTCCTAATTATCCTGAAGGTGAAATATATGCAGATTATCTGAATAACCAAAATAGACGAGAGACTATAGAAGGAGTTACTGTTTTTCGTTCCTATACAATTCCAAGGGGAAAAAGTACTTTACATAGGATATTAAATTATTTTAGTTTTGCTATCAGTTCATCGATGGGAGTTTTACTAGGACAGTATAAAGCAAAAGATGGATCAGAATTTGATTGTGTTTTTGTAAATCAATCATCTCCAGTTATGATGGCATGGGCTGGTATGGTTTATAAAAATAAGTATAAGAAGCCCCTGTTTCTATATTGTATGGATGTTTGGCCAGATAGTTTAACTGTAGGGGGAGTGAAACAAGATGGCTTGATTTTCAAGTTGTTTAAATTTATCTCAAAAAGAGTTTATCGAGCTAGCGATTATATATTTGTCACTAGTCCATCATTTAAGAATTATTTTGTGCAACAATTTGATATATTAGAACAAAAGATTACTTATTTGCCACAATATGCAGAAGATCTTTTTATCCCTGATGAATCGAGAGTTAATAAAGAAAGTGTTGACCTAACTTTTGCTGGTAATATTGGTAAAGCACAAAATTTGGAAACTATTTTGAAAGCTGCCAGTTTGATAGAAAAGAATACCGATTTACCCAAGAAAATTCATTTTCATTTTGTTGGAGATGGTACGGAATTGCTAAGTATGAAAGCCTTAGCTCATGAATTGGAGTTGAAGAATGTTTCCTTTTATGGAAGACGTTCTTTGGAAGAAATGCCAACATTCTATAAAAAATCAGATGCTATGTTAGTTTCTTTAATAGGAGACTCGATAGTTTCTCGTACTATACCTGGAAAGGTACAATCTTATATGGCAGCAGGAAAACCAATTATAGGTGCAATTTCAGGAGATACTAAAGCAATCGTAGAGGAAGCAAATTGTGGTTATGTTAGTTCTGAACAAGATGTGGAACAATTAGTACAAAATATTTGTGAATTCAGTATGTTATCTATAGAGGAACAAAAGGAGTTAGGGAAGCAAGCTCGTTATTACTATGAAAAGCACTTTTCTAAAGAGCAGTTTATGACACAGTTGGAAAAGTATTTGAGAGAGGAATTTTCCTAA
- a CDS encoding capsular biosynthesis protein produces MYSVIKRLGDITLSLIGIIVLCPIFIIIIIAIKLDSEGPAIFKQKRFGLHKKSFYVLKFRTMKVESPKYVATRDLHNSEQWITRVGSVLRKTSLDELPQLCNILVGNMSIVGPRPVAINELDVVEARDKYGANDVLPGLTGWAQINGRDNLSTDMKAKLDGYYVKHRSLIMDIKCIVRTIPYVLKRKGIVEGSKRES; encoded by the coding sequence ATGTACAGTGTAATAAAACGATTAGGGGATATAACTCTATCTTTAATAGGCATAATAGTACTGTGTCCGATTTTTATTATAATTATAATCGCGATTAAACTGGATTCAGAAGGACCAGCGATATTTAAGCAGAAACGTTTTGGGCTTCATAAGAAATCTTTTTATGTTTTAAAATTTAGAACAATGAAAGTAGAATCTCCCAAATATGTAGCTACTCGAGATTTACACAATTCAGAGCAGTGGATTACCAGAGTAGGAAGTGTTTTAAGAAAAACATCTTTAGATGAGTTGCCTCAACTATGTAATATTCTTGTTGGTAATATGAGTATTGTGGGCCCTAGACCGGTAGCAATAAACGAATTGGATGTAGTAGAAGCAAGAGATAAATATGGTGCAAATGATGTTTTACCAGGATTAACGGGATGGGCACAAATTAATGGTCGAGACAATCTGTCTACAGATATGAAAGCAAAATTGGATGGTTATTATGTAAAACATAGATCATTAATAATGGACATAAAATGTATAGTAAGAACAATACCTTACGTATTGAAACGAAAAGGAATTGTAGAGGGGAGTAAACGAGAGAGTTAA
- a CDS encoding tyrosine protein kinase, whose protein sequence is MAKLELSQQKLNTVKKAEEYYNALRTNVQLSGNNLKVIAVTSVDPSEGKSTTSTNIAWAFARAGYKTLLIDADIRNSVMSGVFKSRERITGLTDYLAGTQDLSNGLCETNVDNLFVIESGVASPNPTALLQSDNFGIMIETLRKYFDYIIVDTAPIGVVIDAAIIVQKCDASILVVEAGVAKRREVQKAKSQLEQTGKPFLGVVLNKFDVQREKYGSYGGYGSYGKR, encoded by the coding sequence ATGGCAAAGTTAGAATTATCACAACAGAAACTTAATACTGTTAAAAAAGCAGAAGAGTACTACAATGCTTTACGAACAAATGTACAATTGAGTGGCAATAACTTAAAAGTTATTGCAGTCACTTCAGTTGATCCTAGTGAAGGAAAATCTACAACTTCTACTAATATTGCTTGGGCTTTTGCACGTGCAGGATATAAGACTCTTTTGATTGATGCAGATATCCGGAACTCAGTGATGTCTGGAGTCTTTAAGTCAAGAGAAAGAATTACAGGCTTGACAGACTATCTAGCTGGAACTCAGGATTTGTCAAATGGACTTTGTGAGACAAATGTTGACAATTTGTTTGTCATTGAGTCAGGAGTGGCTTCTCCTAATCCAACAGCTCTTCTTCAAAGTGACAACTTTGGAATTATGATTGAAACCCTACGTAAATATTTTGACTATATTATCGTTGATACGGCACCAATTGGAGTTGTAATCGATGCAGCTATTATTGTGCAAAAATGCGATGCATCCATTTTAGTTGTAGAAGCCGGAGTTGCAAAACGAAGAGAAGTGCAAAAAGCTAAAAGCCAGTTAGAACAAACAGGAAAACCATTTTTAGGGGTCGTTCTCAATAAATTTGATGTTCAACGTGAAAAATATGGTTCTTACGGTGGTTATGGTTCTTATGGTAAAAGATAA
- a CDS encoding capsular biosynthesis protein CpsC, translated as MKEKDIIEVNVVQLLKALWVKKLVILLAAIVIGGASFAYSSFILKPVYKSTTRIYVVNRNQSDQPGLTNQDLQAGTYLVKDYREIILSQDVLEKVVTDLGLTINAKALAKKIQVTVPADTRIVSISVSDYKPDEASRIANALREVAAQKIITVTRVSDVTTLEEARPAIAPSSPNIRRNTVMGAGLGVGLVIVVVLLIELFDNRVKRPEDIEEVMEISLLGVIPKLDKVK; from the coding sequence ATGAAAGAAAAAGATATTATTGAAGTGAACGTTGTTCAGTTGCTAAAGGCACTATGGGTAAAGAAATTAGTAATCCTTCTTGCAGCAATTGTGATTGGAGGAGCTTCATTTGCATACAGTAGTTTTATTCTGAAACCAGTATATAAAAGCACGACGCGAATTTATGTAGTCAATCGAAACCAAAGTGACCAACCAGGTTTGACGAATCAGGATTTACAAGCTGGAACATATTTGGTTAAGGACTATCGTGAAATCATTCTCTCACAAGACGTTCTAGAGAAGGTAGTCACTGATCTTGGTTTGACCATCAATGCTAAAGCGTTAGCTAAAAAGATTCAGGTAACAGTTCCTGCAGATACACGTATCGTATCTATTTCGGTCAGTGATTATAAACCTGATGAGGCCAGTCGTATTGCAAATGCTTTACGAGAAGTTGCAGCCCAAAAAATTATTACAGTTACCAGAGTTTCAGATGTAACAACCCTTGAGGAGGCACGTCCAGCAATTGCTCCATCATCACCAAATATTCGTCGTAATACTGTGATGGGAGCAGGTCTTGGAGTAGGCCTAGTGATTGTAGTAGTGCTATTGATTGAACTATTTGATAACCGTGTAAAACGTCCAGAAGATATAGAAGAGGTTATGGAAATTTCGCTCCTTGGAGTCATTCCAAAGCTGGATAAAGTAAAGTAA
- a CDS encoding tyrosine protein phosphatase, which produces MIDIHSHIVFDVDDGPKSIEDSKALLREAYNQGVRMIVSTSHRRKGMFETPEEKIAANFIKVREIAREVADDLVIAYGAEIYYTLDVLEKLERKEIPTLNDSRYALIEFSMHTPYREIHTGLSNILMLGITPVIAHIERYDALENNEKRVRELIDMGCYTQINSYHVLKPKLFGERYKFMKKRARYFLERDLVHVVASDMHNLDSRPPYMEQAYDIIAKKYGAKKAKELFVENPRKIIMDQLI; this is translated from the coding sequence ATGATAGACATCCATTCGCATATCGTTTTTGATGTAGATGATGGGCCAAAGTCGATAGAGGATAGCAAAGCACTTTTAAGAGAAGCTTACAATCAAGGAGTTCGAATGATTGTGTCTACTTCGCATCGTCGAAAAGGGATGTTTGAAACTCCAGAAGAAAAAATTGCAGCAAATTTTATTAAGGTTCGTGAAATTGCAAGAGAAGTAGCAGATGATTTAGTCATTGCTTATGGCGCAGAGATATACTATACTCTGGATGTTCTAGAAAAGCTAGAAAGAAAAGAAATTCCTACTCTTAATGATAGTCGTTATGCTTTGATTGAGTTTAGCATGCATACTCCCTATCGTGAGATTCATACGGGATTGAGTAATATTTTGATGTTGGGGATCACACCAGTAATTGCTCATATTGAACGTTATGATGCTTTAGAGAATAATGAAAAACGCGTTCGCGAACTGATTGATATGGGTTGCTATACTCAGATAAATAGTTATCATGTTTTAAAACCTAAGCTCTTTGGTGAAAGATATAAATTCATGAAAAAGAGAGCTCGGTATTTTTTAGAACGTGACTTAGTTCATGTAGTTGCAAGTGACATGCACAATTTAGACAGTAGACCTCCATATATGGAACAGGCATATGATATCATTGCTAAGAAATATGGAGCGAAAAAAGCGAAAGAACTTTTTGTAGAAAATCCCAGAAAAATTATAATGGATCAATTAATTTAG
- a CDS encoding LytR family transcriptional regulator, producing the protein MSRRFKKSRSQKTKQNINIFLALVYSLLSGFLLFLIFKYNILAFRNLNVVVAVFTFMVAISATLLIIYRKAEKFTIFFLTLAVLVSSVSLFALQQFVGFTSHINATSNYSEYSLSVVVLKDSDINHVTQLSSVMGPTGTDNENIQKLISDIKTSQNKDLTVEKSNSYLSTYKSLISGEAKAIVLNSVFENIIEAEYPDYASKIKKIYTKKMTKEVETPKVSKDRFFNIYVSGIDTYGAISSVSRSDVNILMTVNRDTKRILLTTTPRDSYVPIADGGNNQKDKLTHAGIYGVDSSIHTLENLYGVDINYYVRLNFTSFLKLIDLLGGVDVHNDQEFSALHGKFHFPVGNVHLDSEQALGFVRERYSLADGDRDRGRNQQKVIVAIIQKLTSTEALKNYSSILQGLQDSLQTNMPIETMMDLVNTQLESGGNYKVNSQDLKGTGRMDLPSYAMPDSNLYMMEIDESSLATVKAAIQDVMEGR; encoded by the coding sequence ATGAGTAGACGTTTTAAAAAATCACGCTCACAGAAAACAAAACAGAATATTAACATATTCTTGGCGCTTGTTTATTCATTGTTGAGCGGGTTTTTATTGTTCTTAATCTTTAAGTATAATATACTTGCTTTTAGAAACTTGAATGTTGTAGTTGCAGTTTTTACCTTTATGGTTGCTATTAGTGCTACACTACTAATAATCTATAGAAAAGCCGAAAAGTTCACGATTTTCTTTTTGACACTAGCTGTTTTAGTGAGTTCGGTTTCTTTGTTTGCTCTGCAACAATTTGTGGGATTCACAAGTCATATTAATGCAACTTCAAATTATTCAGAGTATTCTCTCAGCGTCGTTGTTTTAAAGGATAGTGATATCAATCATGTTACCCAATTATCTAGTGTTATGGGGCCAACAGGTACGGATAATGAGAATATTCAAAAGCTAATCTCTGATATTAAGACGAGTCAAAATAAGGATTTGACGGTTGAAAAAAGTAATTCTTACTTATCAACTTATAAAAGTTTGATTTCTGGAGAGGCCAAAGCCATTGTCTTAAATAGTGTATTTGAGAATATTATTGAGGCAGAGTATCCGGATTATGCTTCTAAAATCAAGAAAATTTACACTAAAAAAATGACTAAAGAGGTTGAGACTCCTAAGGTATCTAAAGATCGCTTTTTCAATATCTATGTCAGTGGGATTGATACTTACGGTGCCATTAGTTCAGTTTCTCGTTCAGATGTCAATATTCTAATGACGGTCAATAGGGATACGAAGAGAATCCTTCTTACAACAACTCCACGAGATTCATATGTTCCTATTGCCGATGGTGGAAACAATCAAAAGGATAAATTGACTCATGCTGGTATATATGGGGTTGACTCATCTATTCATACCCTAGAGAACCTTTATGGTGTAGATATTAATTATTATGTTCGTTTGAATTTCACCTCATTTTTGAAACTGATTGACCTATTGGGAGGGGTAGATGTTCATAACGATCAAGAGTTTTCAGCTCTACATGGGAAGTTCCATTTCCCAGTGGGGAATGTACATCTAGACTCTGAGCAAGCTCTAGGTTTTGTACGTGAACGCTACTCGCTAGCCGATGGAGACCGTGACCGTGGTCGCAACCAACAAAAGGTCATTGTAGCAATTATTCAGAAGTTAACTTCTACAGAGGCCTTGAAGAACTATAGTAGTATTCTTCAAGGATTGCAGGATTCTCTTCAAACAAATATGCCGATTGAGACTATGATGGATCTAGTGAATACTCAATTGGAAAGTGGAGGGAATTATAAAGTAAATTCTCAAGATTTAAAAGGGACAGGTCGGATGGATCTTCCTTCTTATGCAATGCCAGATAGTAACCTCTATATGATGGAAATAGATGAGAGTAGTTTAGCTACAGTCAAAGCAGCTATACAGGATGTGATGGAGGGTAGATAA
- a CDS encoding peptide ABC transporter ATP-binding protein, translated as MNTKKRVLSAGLTFAAALLLAACGQSGSDTKTYSSTFSGNPTTFNYLLDYYADNTAIITNLVDGLLENDNHGNLVPSLAEDWSVSSDGLTYTYKLRKDAKWFTADGEEYAPVKAQDFVTGIKYAVDNKSQAIDLIQNSIKGLNDYITGVDSDFSKVGVKAIDDQTVEYTLVRPEPYWNSKTTNSILFPVNEEFLNSKGKDFGTLSPDSILYSGPYLLKDFTSKSSIEYVKNPHYYDHDKVSIERVKLAYFDGSDQELTIRNFESGAYSIAGVYPNSSNFAKTKEKYKNNIIYSLQDKTSWYFNFNVNRKAYNHTSKTTDEQKKSTETAVLNKNFRQAVNFALDRTAYSAQSNGEEAASKTLRNTLVPPTFVQVGDKTFGEVVASKLVNYGTEWAGMNLADAQDAYFNKEKAQAKFAEAKKELASQGATFPIHLDVAVDQTNKNAVTGMNSVKQTLESVLGADNIVIDVQQLSTDDFNNVAFLAPTPADRDYDLNFDGWVGDYQDPSTYLNPFNAEDGFYLKIFGLDAKEDKAKIASLGLDTYTKMLKGADSENKDVAKRYEKYAEAQAWMIDNSLIMSAMSNGGTASVTKVTPFTRGYSLVGIKGDGNNYKYMKLQKDTVTTKQYEEAKTKWEQESKKAIEKAQKEAEKHVK; from the coding sequence CTTTTGGCTGCCTGCGGACAATCAGGTTCAGATACAAAAACTTACTCATCAACCTTTAGTGGAAATCCAACTACATTTAACTATCTATTAGACTACTACGCTGATAATACAGCCATCATTACCAACCTAGTTGATGGCTTGCTTGAAAATGACAACCACGGGAACCTAGTTCCATCTTTGGCAGAAGACTGGTCTGTTTCGAGCGATGGTCTGACTTATACCTATAAATTGAGAAAAGATGCCAAATGGTTCACAGCTGACGGTGAAGAGTACGCTCCAGTCAAGGCACAGGATTTTGTGACAGGTATTAAGTACGCAGTGGATAATAAATCACAGGCCATTGACTTGATTCAAAACTCGATTAAGGGATTGAATGATTATATTACAGGAGTGGATTCTGACTTTTCTAAGGTTGGTGTGAAGGCCATTGACGACCAGACGGTTGAGTATACTTTGGTACGCCCAGAGCCTTACTGGAATTCAAAAACAACCAACAGTATTCTTTTCCCAGTCAACGAAGAGTTTTTAAATTCAAAAGGGAAAGATTTTGGGACTCTATCTCCAGATAGCATTCTTTACAGCGGACCTTATTTGTTAAAAGACTTCACATCAAAATCATCTATTGAGTATGTGAAAAATCCTCATTATTACGATCACGATAAGGTATCGATTGAGCGCGTGAAATTGGCTTATTTTGATGGCTCAGACCAAGAATTGACCATCCGTAACTTTGAAAGCGGAGCTTATTCAATCGCTGGTGTTTATCCAAATAGTTCAAACTTTGCTAAGACAAAGGAAAAATATAAGAATAATATCATTTACAGTTTGCAGGACAAGACTTCTTGGTATTTCAATTTCAACGTCAACCGTAAGGCTTACAACCATACGTCTAAAACGACAGATGAGCAGAAGAAATCAACTGAAACAGCTGTCTTGAACAAAAACTTCCGCCAAGCAGTGAACTTTGCCCTGGACCGCACAGCCTATTCTGCCCAGTCAAATGGGGAAGAAGCAGCTAGCAAGACTCTTCGTAACACCTTGGTGCCTCCAACATTTGTCCAAGTTGGAGACAAGACCTTTGGAGAAGTAGTCGCTTCTAAATTGGTCAACTATGGAACAGAGTGGGCGGGTATGAACCTAGCAGATGCGCAGGATGCTTATTTCAACAAAGAAAAAGCCCAAGCAAAATTTGCGGAAGCTAAAAAAGAATTGGCAAGTCAAGGTGCGACCTTCCCTATTCACTTGGATGTGGCGGTTGATCAGACGAATAAAAATGCTGTGACAGGTATGAACTCTGTTAAACAGACTCTTGAATCAGTTTTGGGTGCTGATAATATTGTCATTGATGTTCAGCAACTGTCAACAGATGATTTTAATAACGTAGCCTTCTTAGCACCAACGCCAGCTGATCGAGACTACGATTTGAACTTTGATGGCTGGGTAGGTGATTACCAAGATCCATCAACTTATCTCAATCCTTTCAATGCAGAGGATGGATTCTACCTAAAGATTTTTGGTCTAGATGCCAAGGAAGATAAAGCAAAAATTGCTAGCTTAGGTTTGGATACTTACACTAAAATGCTTAAGGGAGCGGATAGTGAAAACAAAGATGTAGCGAAGCGTTATGAAAAATACGCTGAAGCTCAAGCTTGGATGATCGATAACTCTCTCATTATGTCAGCTATGTCAAATGGTGGGACAGCTTCTGTAACTAAAGTGACACCATTTACAAGAGGTTATTCATTGGTTGGTATCAAGGGTGATGGAAATAATTATAAGTACATGAAACTGCAAAAAGATACAGTTACGACTAAACAGTATGAAGAAGCCAAGACTAAATGGGAGCAAGAGAGCAAAAAAGCAATTGAAAAAGCTCAAAAAGAAGCAGAAAAGCATGTTAAATAA